The genomic region GACGTCGGGAGTCAGGTGCGCGTATTCGTGACAGGTAGCCACGGCGTCAGCGGCGCTCAGTTCGGGGGTGCGGATGCGGGACCAGCCGCCGGAGGAGTCGCCGGCCACGGCCACACCGGGGCGATCCGGCGGAATCGTGGTCACGGCATAGACGGCATCGGGGGCGATGTCGCCGAGGCCCATGTCTGCGGTCTGCTTGTCGTTGACGCGGTGCACCACACGGCCGGTGAGCTGGGCGCGGAGCATGGTGGCGCCCTTGCCGAGTTCGGAGCCGAAGCGCTGACCGCAGATCTCCAGGTAGATCCCGACTGCACGGGCCATCTGCGCGAGGCGCACCAGGTGCATGACCATGCGGTCTCGGCGTTCCTCGTCCCTCTTGACCGCGGTCAGGAACAGTTCGGCCACCTCGTCCACCAGCACCACCAGAGGCACCGGCCGAACCTTCGCGGGCAGGTCCCAGAGGTCAGAGACCCCGTGGGCGCTCAGGGTGTCGAAGCGGTCTTCCATTTCCCGGACCAGGACTTCCAGGAGCTGTGACGCTTCGTCCGGGGTGATGGCGAGGGCGGAGAGGCGGGGTGCGTATCCGCGTTGTTCGACACCGCGCTTGCAGTCGATCCCGACCAGGCCGACCGGGAGCTTGGCGAGGCCGGTGATCAGGTTGCGCTGATACATCGACTTGCCCGACTGGTTCGCGCCCAGGGTCAGGCTGTGCGGGATCTTCGTGTAGTCGCGGACGTACGCGGTTCCGTCCTCCCGCAGGGCCACCGGCACCACCAGCGGGCCCGAGGTGACCTTGCGGGGCAGGCGGCGCGGCATCTTCACCCGACGCAGCACGTCATAGCCGGTCATGCGGAGTTCGACGAAGCCGGGCTTGATCTCCGCGACGTGCACGGAGTGGACGCCCCAGGCGTGCCGGAGACGCTCGGAGGCGGCGGCGACGTCGGCGGGTTCCAGGCCGGCCGGGAGTCGGAGGGTGACCCGCATGCCGGTGGAGGAGCCGCGGACCCGGCGAACCTTCGGCGGGACCGGCTGTACATCCTGGCGGCGGGCCACGTTGCGGACCATGAACGCCCGCAGGCGAGACGGCTGGACCGTCAGCCCGCAGGCATCCATCGTGGAGCGGTACGTGGCGGCGAAGCGGACCCGGGCGACCGGCAGGCCGACCAGCGACCAGAACACGCGAGGAGCGCGAACCTTCGTATAGCCGAGACCGCCGGCAGCCGATAAGGCCCCCGCCACCTCGATCACCGTGGTCAGGTCCGACATGATCAGGCACCCGCCGTGATGGCCACCGCGCGAAAGCTGATCCCGTGCCGGGTCTGACCGTTGAACGTGTTCTCCCAGTCCCGGGCCTTGAGCCCGATCACCGTGACCGGCGTCCCCGGGGCCAGGTTCTCCGGGACACCCGTGCTCGGCACGGTCACCTGGTAGAGGTTGCCCTCCCCTTCATCCGAGATCAGCAGGCCCACCGTCGCGAGCGGGGCACCGGTCTCCCGGTCCATCGCGACCTCACCGGTCTGCTTGCTCACGAGCTTCGGAGTCGGAGGCGTCGCAACGAACACGACAGCGGTCGAAACATCGATCTTGAACGACGGCATTTTCGATCTCCCAGCGATGTGACTGACTTGGCTAGCCTTGATGGCTACGTGACTAACGTATGCAGCTTGGCTAGCCATGTCAACACCTGGCTGTCCTGGCTGACATTGGCAGCCAGCCGCTACATTGAGTGCATGACGTTTGCCCCCGAGCCCCTCGACCCCGACGACGACCGACCGCCCTACGAGCAGGTAGCGAGCAGCCTTGGGGCAGCTATTCGAACTCGCAGGATCGGTCCGGGCGAAAAGCTGCCGTCCCACAAGGCCCTGACGGAGATGTACGGCTTCGCTCGAGCCACCATCCAGCGCGCATTGAGGGACCTCGAAGATGAGGGCTTGGTGGTGTCGCGCAAGGGAAGCGGCGTGTTCGTTCGTAACCGGACGGAACGGCCGGCGGGACTGCGGCCCTACGTCGAGCAGGCGTTCTCCAGCAGCGCGGTAACGATCGACTTTGCTGGCTTCTCCAGCGAGACCCTGCATGGCGCACTGCAAGAGCCGATGGACAAGATCCGAGTTGGCAGGCTGACTCCAACGAGCATCACAGTTCGCATACTCGTCCCTGACATGGCTGTCCCGCAGGCCGCCCCGGTCCGCCGCGAAGACTGCGGTGATGACGAACGCCTGCGCGCCCGGATGCACGACATCATGGTCGGTTACGCCCGCAGTATCCGTGACTCGATGTCCGAGCTCAGCCACTTGGGCTTGGTGCCCGAAACGCGCGTTGACGTGCGAGTCCACAGCGGAACGCAGTTCTTTAAGCTGTATGTGGTCAATCAAGAAGACGCGTTCTTCGGGTACTACCCGATCAAGGCCAACAAGGTCGTGGCCCAAGGTGAGGCCATCGAGATTTTCGACCTGGTCGGAAAGGACACCGTCCTCTTCCACTACTCCGTCAACGACAACGAGTCATCCAGCGGGACACAGCAGGTACAACAGGCCCGCATGTGGTTCGACAGCGTGTGGGAGACCATCGCGAGGGGGTACGACCTCGATGGACACTGACAGGCTGAGCGCAGCATTCGCGGCCACTACGGCAGTGCTGTTCGATTTCGACGGGCCGATCTGTGACGTGTTCGCCGGCCTCCCTGCGGGACGAGTGGCAAGAGACTTGGCCGAGCTCGCAGCCAGCAGCGAGCCAACGCTCAGCGGGAAACTGTCCGGCATCGATGACCCTATTGAGGTCCTACGCCTCACACACGAAGTCGATACGGCCATCGGGTTGGAGGTCGAGCGTGCTCTCACCGCGGCCGAGGTTGAAGCGGTAGGAGTAGCGGGGGACCCCACTCCGGGGGCAGTGGCTGCGCTTGAGGCCGTTCGGGATTCGGGGCGAAAGATCGCGGTGGTAAGCAACAATTCCGCCGAGTGCGTCCGGGTGTTCCTTGATAGGCATGGCCTGACTGCGCACGTACTTAAGGTGATCGGGCGCCCTGGAGATCAGCCGGAGCTCATGAAGCCGAATCCGCATCCGCTCATCACGGCAGCCGAACTCCTCGGTGTCGACGTCACTCTGTGCGCCTTGATCGGCGACTCATTGACGGACATCCAAGCTGCCCACGCAGTCGGGAGCACGGCCATCGGCTACGCCAACAAGGACCGTAAGCACCAGGCTTTCGCCCAAGCACATGCCGAAGCGATCACCGATTCCATGCAGGCCATCGCAGACGCGATCCGTCCCCAGCCGAGCACCTGACAGCCCGACGCACACGGAGCTGTTACAGGTTTCTCTACCTCATCAAGGCACCCGGCTGCGCTCCGCTCCGCCGGGCGCGCTTCCCGGCTCTGGCTGCGCCCGCGCTCCTGCCTCCGGCCCGCTCGGCGCTGCCGCCGCCGACGCGCGCCCGCAGTGGATAGGCCCAAGGGCATGAGACGAGAACCAAGCCCGCGGCTTCAAGACATGCCTCCGGCGGGGGCGCTACGGCACCGGGATGGCGATGGCACCGTTCGCGAGTGCCGGCCGGAGCGTGGTGAGCGTCGTGGAGGCTCCCATCCCGACCACCTTCGACCCAGGCAAAGCCGAGCAGTCGCGGCCCAGGGCGTCAAGGTCGTTCGTACAGTGGCGCGCTCCACCTTGACGCCCTGAACCACGCCCGCTCCACAGAGTGTGGGTCGAAGGCGGACGGGATGGGAGCCGGGTGAGTGGTGGGTTGAGGGGAGTGGCAACCGCTGTCGCCTCAACTACGCTAGGATCCGACGCACTTGCACAGCAAACACCAATAGCGTCGCTCGGGCACTCTCCGCCAAGAGAATGTTGTGCCCGACGACGCACGAAAGGGATCCCCGTGGGAAACAAGGATCGATCACCGCAACCGTCTTGCTTATGCCATACGTTTGCGGGTCTTGTGGACGGACACTACCCCACGTCTGTCGATCGACACAACACACCGAACCGGCTTTCCATCACGAGCCTCGCCACCTTGCTGTCAGCCGTAGCCACTCTGGTTACCGCCGTCGCACCGTGGATCGCGAAGCTGCTGTGATCGTGCCCGTGACGTGCCCGACGCGACGGGGACTCACGGGGACTCACAGCCAGGCGCAGAGAATGACCAGCTCATCCGCAGGTCAGGACATCCGCAGGTCAGGCGCCATCCGCGTACGGGATCTTCCAAACTAGCTACGCGGGTTCGATTCCCGTCGCCCGCTCCATACGGAAGGGCCGGTCCCGAGGAGAGATCCTCCGGACCGGCCCTTCCTCGTTGCGCGCTACTCGCCGGCCAGGGCCTCGCGCATCGCCTTGGCGGCGGGTGCCGGGTCGTAGCCCTCGGGGACACCCTCGACCAGGATGATGTCGCCCTCGATGTGCCGTGAGCGCAGCGGCGCGATCTCCTGGTACGCGGGCGAGTCCCACCAGGCGCGGGCCTCGGCGATCCCGGGAAATCCGATCACCACGACGTGCCCGGGCCAGTCGCCTTCCCTCGTCTCGTGCGGCGTGGCGTGCACGAGGAAGCGCCCGCCGTACGCCTCGAAGGTGGCGGGGATCCGTTCGATGTACTCGGCGATCTCCGGGTGCGGCGCGGCCTCGCGCAGGTGGGCTATGGCATAGGCGGGCATGTCTGTCCTTCCGGTCGGCGGAGGGGTTCACCCCTGTGCCGCGCGGCGGGCATGGACGGGCGCACGGCCGGCCCCGCACGACCGGGACGGACTCGCACACGCACGCCCGCGCCGGGACGCGCGGGCGTCAGAAGCTGATCTGGTTGATCGTGTCGGCTATCGAGTTCATGAATCTGTTGATCGACGGCGCCATGCCCGTCGAGGCCAGGAAGAAGCCGAAGAGCACGGCGACGACCGCCGGGCCCCCCTTGATGGATCCACCGCGGATCAGCACCACCAGGACGATCCCCAGCAGAAGCACCACAGACAGTGAAATGGCCACGACTGATCACACCCTTGGTCGGTCCGCCTTGCCGGCCCGGTGGCATGCGGCCAGCACACCTCCGTCGCGTCCATCGTGCCACCAACTCCCCTGTGGCTGCTGCCGGGTGATGGAGAGAGATGACCGGATCGCGCCATCCTCGCGCCCGCGCGCACCCGGGAGCACCGCCGGTTCGATCCGGCGCACGCGGCGCTCCGCCGGGGCGGCGCACGGCGCACGGAAAAACTGTGCGCCCGCTGTGCGCAGGGCAGTTCGAATATC from Streptomyces sp. QL37 harbors:
- a CDS encoding DUF1330 domain-containing protein, translated to MPAYAIAHLREAAPHPEIAEYIERIPATFEAYGGRFLVHATPHETREGDWPGHVVVIGFPGIAEARAWWDSPAYQEIAPLRSRHIEGDIILVEGVPEGYDPAPAAKAMREALAGE
- a CDS encoding FtsK/SpoIIIE domain-containing protein, whose translation is MSDLTTVIEVAGALSAAGGLGYTKVRAPRVFWSLVGLPVARVRFAATYRSTMDACGLTVQPSRLRAFMVRNVARRQDVQPVPPKVRRVRGSSTGMRVTLRLPAGLEPADVAAASERLRHAWGVHSVHVAEIKPGFVELRMTGYDVLRRVKMPRRLPRKVTSGPLVVPVALREDGTAYVRDYTKIPHSLTLGANQSGKSMYQRNLITGLAKLPVGLVGIDCKRGVEQRGYAPRLSALAITPDEASQLLEVLVREMEDRFDTLSAHGVSDLWDLPAKVRPVPLVVLVDEVAELFLTAVKRDEERRDRMVMHLVRLAQMARAVGIYLEICGQRFGSELGKGATMLRAQLTGRVVHRVNDKQTADMGLGDIAPDAVYAVTTIPPDRPGVAVAGDSSGGWSRIRTPELSAADAVATCHEYAHLTPDVPALAPFRPVVRTKPAPASPLASPRPVTE
- a CDS encoding GntR family transcriptional regulator, encoding MTFAPEPLDPDDDRPPYEQVASSLGAAIRTRRIGPGEKLPSHKALTEMYGFARATIQRALRDLEDEGLVVSRKGSGVFVRNRTERPAGLRPYVEQAFSSSAVTIDFAGFSSETLHGALQEPMDKIRVGRLTPTSITVRILVPDMAVPQAAPVRREDCGDDERLRARMHDIMVGYARSIRDSMSELSHLGLVPETRVDVRVHSGTQFFKLYVVNQEDAFFGYYPIKANKVVAQGEAIEIFDLVGKDTVLFHYSVNDNESSSGTQQVQQARMWFDSVWETIARGYDLDGH
- a CDS encoding HAD family hydrolase; translated protein: MDTDRLSAAFAATTAVLFDFDGPICDVFAGLPAGRVARDLAELAASSEPTLSGKLSGIDDPIEVLRLTHEVDTAIGLEVERALTAAEVEAVGVAGDPTPGAVAALEAVRDSGRKIAVVSNNSAECVRVFLDRHGLTAHVLKVIGRPGDQPELMKPNPHPLITAAELLGVDVTLCALIGDSLTDIQAAHAVGSTAIGYANKDRKHQAFAQAHAEAITDSMQAIADAIRPQPST